AGAGATTTCGGCGATCACGTCGATCCAAAATCTTTGCAACCGAGGATCCCTGACCCAGAGCGTGAAGGTGGTTTTGGTCTTTTCATAATACACAGAGTGTTCGATTTAGTAGAATTCGTTAACGTTCATCGAGGAAACCTCTTGAGACTGGGTAAATCACTGAGAGGTCGAGATGTTTGAAAGTCCACATCGTTGGTGCGGGGTTAGCTGGTTCGGAAGTTGCCTACCAACTCGCCATTCGTGGTGTTGATGTTATCCTCCACGAAATGCGACCCATTAAGATGACCCCTGTGCACAGAACTGGTCTCTTCGCGGAGCTTGTTTGCAGCAATTCCTTTAAATCAGATGAACTGTTGAATGCTTCAGGCTTGTTGAAGTGTGAAATGGAACTCTTCGGTTCACTCATAGTGAGGATCGCTAGGGAATGTCGAGTACCAGCTGGTAAGGCTTTAGCAGTAGATCGGGAAAAATTCTCAACCAGGGTGACGGAGGAGGTCTTGAAAGCTGGTGTTGAGTTGATCACCGAAGAAGTCACCAAAATCGAGGAAGACGAAGATCTATGGGTAATCGCCACGGGACCAGCCACCAGTGAAAACTTGTCACGTTGGTTGATGGAAAAACTTGAAAATGCTCTGTACTTCTTCGACGCAGTGGCTCCAATCGTTGCAGCTGACAGTATCGACTTTTCGAAGGTTTTTTTCGGTGATCGCTATGGTGTGGGAACAAAAGACTACATAAATTGTCCAATGGATGAAAAGCAGTACGAAGAATTCTACGAAGCTCTCGTCGACGCGGAAGTGATACCAATGGAAGACTTTGACAGTTCATTGCTCTTTGAACGGTGCAAACCCGTTGAAGAAATAGCAAGGTCCGGTAAACTGGCTCTGCTGTATGGTCCTTTGAAACCTGTAGGCTTGATCGACCCCAGAACGGGTAAACAACCATATGCAGTTGTACAGCTGAGAAAGGAAAATATCGAGGGAACGATGTACAATATAGTGGGCTTTCAAACACGTCTCAAATGGCCAGAACAAAAAAGGGTCATCAGATTGATTCCTGGTCTGGAAAATGTAGAGATACTCAGATATGGGGTTATGCACCGAAATTTTTACATCAATTCTAGAAAAGTACTCGATAGATATTTCAGACTCAAAGGATCAGAAAGGATTTTCTTCGCGGGTCAGATAACGGGTGTGGAAGGTTATCTAGAATCTGCAGCCAGTGGAATCTATGTAGCCTTCAACGTATACAGACAGTTGAAAGGGAAAAATCTACTGTGTCTTCCCACGTCGACCTTGATGGGAGCACTCTTTGATTACGTTTGCAATGGTCTAACAGAGCAGTTGCAGCCTATGTACGCAAACTATGGATTACTGCGAGACGGTAAAAACAGATTGAAATTGGCCGAGAGATCATTAAGAGACCTTGAAAAGTTTTTGGTGGAGTCAGGGTGGAGAGAGGGATAGGGACGATGAAGGTTCAAATCAAGGTTTCCCAAGATGGTATGGAAGCTCACATGATTGTGTCGGCGGAACCAACGGAAGAAATCTCCAAAGAGGAATTACTTTCACAATTGAAAGCGCATGGAATCGTTTACGGGATCATGGAAGACGCCGTTGAAAGTATCGCAAAATCCAGAATATTGGATAGACCCATTCTCGTCGCTGTCGGGAAGAAGCCTGTAGATGGAAAAGATGGACAAGTCGTCATCCTGAAACCAGAACAAACTGAAGAAGAACCAACAGCAGCTGACAGAGGAAGAATAGATCTGAGAGAACTACCAAAGCGCATGAGAACGATAGTCAGATCGGGTCAACCAATCGCAGAGATCGTTCCACCCACCGAAGGGGAAGAAGGGCGAAACGTGTTAGGTAGAATCTTGAAGCCTAAACCAGGTAAACCTGCTCAATTCAAGCTTGGTAGGAACGTAAAGATCTTCGAAGAAGGCAAAAAGATAATTGCGGCAGTCGATGGCATTTTAATCGCGACACCTGATGGTACCATCGATGTGAATGAAATTTTGAATATACCTGGTGACGTCGACTACTCTACAGGCAACGTCGAATTTCCAGGTGATGTGCA
This window of the Pseudothermotoga sp. genome carries:
- the trmFO gene encoding methylenetetrahydrofolate--tRNA-(uracil(54)-C(5))-methyltransferase (FADH(2)-oxidizing) TrmFO encodes the protein MKVHIVGAGLAGSEVAYQLAIRGVDVILHEMRPIKMTPVHRTGLFAELVCSNSFKSDELLNASGLLKCEMELFGSLIVRIARECRVPAGKALAVDREKFSTRVTEEVLKAGVELITEEVTKIEEDEDLWVIATGPATSENLSRWLMEKLENALYFFDAVAPIVAADSIDFSKVFFGDRYGVGTKDYINCPMDEKQYEEFYEALVDAEVIPMEDFDSSLLFERCKPVEEIARSGKLALLYGPLKPVGLIDPRTGKQPYAVVQLRKENIEGTMYNIVGFQTRLKWPEQKRVIRLIPGLENVEILRYGVMHRNFYINSRKVLDRYFRLKGSERIFFAGQITGVEGYLESAASGIYVAFNVYRQLKGKNLLCLPTSTLMGALFDYVCNGLTEQLQPMYANYGLLRDGKNRLKLAERSLRDLEKFLVESGWREG